The following are encoded together in the Candidatus Kapaibacterium thiocyanatum genome:
- a CDS encoding acetyl-CoA carboxylase subunit beta: MAWFLRKNKNISETTQREMPDGLWTKCPSCSTIIYRKELEENAFTCPTCNHHFRIGSNKYIDVLIDKDSWKETDRNIRSADPLDFVDTRPYKARLKEAYSRTDLPDAVTTGTGTLHGRPIAFGCMNFGFIGGSMGSVVGEKFVRAGRRALENRMPFIFISASGGARMQEAALSLMQMAKTSAFLGELAEARLPYISILSDPTTGGVSASYAMLGDVIIAEPKALIGFAGPRVIEQTIRKKLPEGFQRSEFLLEHGFVDLVVERKELKGTLSTVLNHLMGGVHA, translated from the coding sequence ATGGCCTGGTTTTTACGCAAGAACAAAAACATATCCGAGACGACACAGCGGGAGATGCCTGACGGACTGTGGACGAAATGTCCGAGCTGTTCGACCATCATCTATCGCAAGGAACTCGAAGAGAACGCCTTTACGTGTCCTACCTGCAATCACCATTTCCGTATCGGCAGCAACAAGTACATCGACGTACTGATCGACAAGGATTCATGGAAGGAAACGGACCGGAACATCAGATCGGCCGATCCCCTGGACTTCGTCGATACCAGGCCTTACAAGGCCCGCCTCAAGGAAGCCTATAGCCGCACCGATCTTCCCGACGCCGTCACGACGGGTACGGGAACGCTGCATGGCCGCCCCATCGCCTTCGGCTGCATGAACTTCGGCTTCATCGGCGGTTCGATGGGAAGCGTCGTCGGCGAGAAGTTCGTACGTGCCGGCAGACGGGCCCTCGAGAACAGGATGCCCTTCATCTTCATCAGCGCTTCGGGCGGCGCCCGCATGCAGGAGGCCGCACTTTCGCTGATGCAAATGGCCAAGACCAGTGCCTTTCTCGGCGAGCTGGCCGAAGCGCGTCTGCCCTACATCTCCATTCTCAGCGATCCCACGACCGGTGGCGTAAGTGCTTCCTATGCGATGCTCGGCGACGTCATCATCGCCGAACCCAAGGCCCTCATCGGCTTCGCAGGACCACGCGTCATCGAACAGACCATCCGCAAGAAACTTCCCGAAGGATTCCAGCGCTCCGAATTCCTGCTCGAACACGGCTTCGTCGATCTCGTCGTGGAACGCAAGGAACTCAAGGGTACGCTATCCACCGTGCTGAACCACCTCATGGGAGGGGTACATGCATAA
- a CDS encoding transcription elongation factor GreA: MAEAVYITRERLEAMQQEVHELKTKGRREIAQKIADARSHGDLSENADYDAAKHEQELLEIRISKIETSLSRAQVIDPKDFPDDKIYILSRVKLLNKKTNREIEYLLVSNEEADFEQNKLSVTSPLGKALLGRVIGDIVETKVPAGVIQYEVLNISK, from the coding sequence ATGGCTGAAGCCGTCTACATAACGCGTGAGCGCCTGGAAGCGATGCAGCAGGAAGTTCATGAACTCAAGACGAAGGGACGTCGCGAAATCGCACAGAAGATCGCAGACGCACGCTCGCATGGTGATTTGTCCGAGAATGCCGACTACGACGCAGCGAAGCACGAACAGGAGCTCCTCGAGATCCGTATCTCGAAGATCGAAACGTCATTGTCGCGTGCACAGGTGATCGATCCGAAGGACTTTCCGGATGACAAGATCTATATCCTGTCCCGCGTGAAACTGCTGAACAAGAAGACGAACAGGGAAATAGAATACCTGCTCGTCAGCAACGAGGAAGCCGACTTCGAGCAGAACAAGCTGTCCGTCACCAGCCCGCTCGGCAAGGCCCTTCTGGGCCGCGTCATTGGAGACATCGTGGAGACGAAGGTCCCTGCGGGTGTGATCCAGTACGAAGTCCTCAACATCTCGAAGTGA
- a CDS encoding bifunctional 3,4-dihydroxy-2-butanone 4-phosphate synthase/GTP cyclohydrolase II, whose amino-acid sequence MNTIDEALADIRAGKCVIVVDDEDRENEGDLICAAELCTEEIINFMATEGRGLICVSITEERAQQLELPLMVNDNTALHGTRFTVSVDYVHGTASGISTYDRNATVQAMVADDTKPADLGRPGHTFPLIAMEGGVLRRAGHTEAVVDLAKLAGLKPCGVLCEVLKADGTMARMPDLVVFAQQHGLKIISVQDLIAYRRRKEQIVRLVAEAKLPSEYGDFTLRVYENTIDGEEHVAIVKGAIDSESPVLVRVHSECLTGDLLGSRRCDCGPQLHAALRKIEEEGSGVVLYMRQEGRGIGLVNKIKAYALQEQGLDTVEANLQLGFQPDPRDYGIGAQILFDLGVRKMRLMTNNPKKRVGLQSYGLEVVELIPLEIPATTENQQYLQTKRDKMGHILRHL is encoded by the coding sequence ATGAATACGATCGATGAGGCACTTGCCGACATCCGGGCCGGTAAATGCGTGATCGTGGTCGACGATGAAGACCGCGAAAATGAAGGAGATCTTATCTGTGCGGCAGAATTGTGCACGGAAGAGATCATCAATTTCATGGCTACGGAAGGCCGTGGTTTGATCTGCGTGTCGATCACGGAAGAGCGGGCACAGCAGCTCGAGCTGCCCCTGATGGTGAACGACAACACGGCCCTGCACGGCACGCGTTTTACGGTCTCGGTGGATTACGTGCATGGAACGGCATCGGGCATTTCGACCTATGACCGGAACGCAACGGTCCAGGCCATGGTGGCGGACGATACGAAGCCTGCCGATCTCGGGCGTCCGGGACATACGTTCCCGCTCATCGCGATGGAAGGCGGTGTCCTTCGACGTGCCGGTCACACGGAAGCCGTCGTCGATCTTGCGAAACTCGCCGGGCTGAAGCCCTGCGGAGTTCTGTGCGAAGTCCTGAAAGCGGACGGTACCATGGCGCGCATGCCCGATCTCGTCGTGTTCGCACAGCAACATGGACTGAAGATCATCAGCGTGCAGGACCTGATCGCATATCGCCGCCGCAAGGAGCAGATCGTACGCCTCGTGGCCGAAGCCAAGTTGCCGAGCGAATACGGTGACTTCACGCTCCGCGTCTACGAGAACACGATCGACGGCGAAGAGCACGTCGCGATCGTCAAGGGAGCGATCGACTCCGAAAGTCCTGTCCTCGTCCGTGTCCACAGCGAATGCCTTACGGGAGACCTGCTCGGCTCGAGACGCTGCGACTGCGGACCTCAACTCCATGCTGCACTGCGCAAGATCGAGGAGGAGGGCTCAGGTGTCGTTCTTTATATGCGTCAGGAAGGACGTGGCATCGGCCTCGTGAACAAGATCAAGGCCTATGCCCTGCAGGAACAGGGGCTCGATACCGTCGAGGCCAATCTCCAGCTCGGCTTCCAGCCCGATCCGCGCGACTACGGCATCGGGGCCCAGATACTCTTCGATCTGGGCGTACGGAAGATGCGTCTGATGACGAACAACCCGAAGAAAAGGGTCGGCCTGCAATCCTACGGACTTGAAGTGGTCGAGCTTATCCCGTTGGAAATACCGGCTACGACGGAAAATCAGCAATATCTTCAGACGAAGCGCGACAAGATGGGACACATCCTTCGCCATCTCTGA
- a CDS encoding preprotein translocase subunit YajC — translation MLSLFLFAPAPAAGQGAPDPTTQLMTTLLMFGGVIVVFYFFMIRPQQKRQKEMRKMLDAVKKGDKVVTSSGIHGTVTDVEDAIIVVQIADNTRVRFDKAAIAAVESK, via the coding sequence ATGTTGTCTCTCTTCTTGTTCGCTCCTGCTCCTGCCGCTGGCCAGGGTGCTCCCGATCCCACGACGCAGCTCATGACCACGCTCCTGATGTTCGGTGGTGTGATCGTTGTCTTCTACTTCTTCATGATCCGTCCGCAGCAGAAGCGTCAGAAGGAAATGCGCAAGATGCTCGATGCCGTGAAGAAGGGCGACAAGGTCGTCACGAGTTCGGGTATCCACGGCACGGTAACGGATGTCGAGGACGCCATCATCGTCGTGCAGATCGCCGACAACACGCGCGTCCGCTTCGACAAGGCGGCCATCGCAGCGGTCGAATCCAAGTAA
- a CDS encoding tRNA guanosine(34) transglycosylase Tgt, with protein MHERPFFTLDHVDADGRARAGTIETDHGSIPTPIFMPVGTQGAVKAIDHRSLVELDSKIILGNTYHLYLRPGTETLRTMGGLHRFANWERPILTDSGGFQVFSLRELRKMSEKGVEFRSHLDGSKHLFTPESVVDAQRAIGSDIFMVLDECTPHPATYTEARTSMELTMRWAERSMTHHRANPFLYGHRQFQFAIGQGSTYPDLRMACMEHLVGMDFDGYAIGGLAVGEPADSMYSMIETSTAVMPASKPRYLMGVGTPENILRAIDLGVDMFDCVMPTRNARNGTIYTTKGKLNIKNARYKVADEALDDGLDTYVGHNVSLAYLRHLFQAGEILGLMIATMQNLALYLWLTKMARRKILEGTFRPWALATIEQLNQSRQ; from the coding sequence ATGCACGAACGTCCATTCTTTACTCTCGATCATGTCGACGCCGATGGCCGGGCCCGCGCGGGTACGATCGAAACCGACCATGGGAGCATTCCCACACCGATCTTCATGCCCGTGGGTACGCAGGGAGCCGTGAAGGCCATCGATCATCGCTCGCTCGTCGAACTCGACTCGAAGATCATTCTCGGCAACACCTACCACCTCTACCTGCGTCCGGGAACGGAAACGCTGCGGACGATGGGCGGGTTGCACAGGTTCGCCAACTGGGAGCGTCCCATCCTGACGGACAGTGGCGGATTCCAGGTCTTTTCCCTGCGCGAACTCCGGAAGATGAGCGAGAAGGGCGTCGAGTTCCGTTCCCACCTGGACGGATCGAAGCACCTGTTCACGCCGGAATCCGTCGTCGACGCACAGCGGGCGATCGGCAGTGACATCTTCATGGTACTGGACGAATGCACTCCGCACCCGGCGACGTATACGGAGGCCAGGACGTCGATGGAACTGACGATGCGCTGGGCCGAACGGTCGATGACCCATCATCGCGCAAATCCCTTCCTCTACGGCCACAGGCAGTTCCAGTTCGCCATCGGACAGGGAAGTACGTATCCGGATCTCCGTATGGCCTGTATGGAACATCTCGTCGGAATGGACTTCGACGGTTATGCGATCGGCGGTCTTGCCGTGGGTGAACCGGCCGACAGCATGTATTCGATGATCGAAACATCGACGGCCGTCATGCCCGCATCGAAGCCGCGGTACCTCATGGGCGTCGGTACGCCCGAGAACATCCTCCGTGCCATCGATCTCGGTGTGGATATGTTCGACTGCGTGATGCCGACGCGGAATGCCCGGAACGGGACGATCTATACGACGAAGGGTAAGCTCAACATCAAGAACGCACGGTACAAGGTGGCGGACGAAGCGCTCGACGACGGTCTGGACACGTATGTCGGTCACAACGTCTCTCTGGCGTATCTTCGTCATCTGTTCCAGGCCGGTGAAATCCTCGGCCTGATGATCGCCACGATGCAGAACCTGGCCCTCTACCTGTGGTTGACGAAGATGGCCCGCCGGAAAATTCTGGAAGGCACATTTCGTCCCTGGGCTCTGGCTACCATTGAACAGTTGAATCAGTCTCGGCAGTAA
- a CDS encoding alkyl hydroperoxide reductase — MAVLVGKHAPNFTAQAVVNGEEIVDNFSLDQYIGKKYVVLFFYPKDFTFVCPTELHAFQDRLADFEKRNVAVIACSTDTEQSHWGWLQVSKDKGGIQGVTYPIVADTNKTIAHNYDVLAGQYEYDDNNELSASGELIAYRGLFLIDLNGVVQHQVVNHFPLGRSVDEALRMVDALQFFEAKGEVCPANWKAGEAGLKDTHDGVADYLAKHTKANNLQPVA, encoded by the coding sequence ATGGCAGTACTCGTCGGAAAACACGCACCCAACTTCACGGCCCAGGCAGTCGTCAACGGCGAGGAAATCGTCGATAACTTCTCGCTCGACCAGTACATCGGCAAGAAGTACGTCGTCCTGTTCTTCTATCCGAAGGACTTCACCTTCGTCTGCCCTACCGAGCTCCATGCATTCCAGGATCGACTGGCCGATTTCGAAAAGCGGAACGTGGCCGTCATCGCCTGCTCCACGGATACGGAGCAGTCGCACTGGGGCTGGCTCCAGGTCAGCAAGGACAAGGGTGGTATCCAGGGTGTGACGTACCCCATCGTCGCCGATACCAACAAGACCATCGCCCATAACTACGACGTTCTGGCCGGTCAGTACGAATACGACGACAACAACGAACTCTCGGCATCGGGTGAACTCATCGCCTATCGCGGACTGTTCCTCATCGATCTGAATGGCGTGGTCCAGCATCAGGTCGTCAACCACTTCCCCCTCGGCCGTAGTGTGGACGAGGCACTCCGCATGGTGGATGCCCTCCAGTTCTTCGAAGCCAAGGGTGAGGTTTGCCCCGCCAACTGGAAGGCCGGCGAAGCAGGTCTGAAGGACACGCACGATGGCGTGGCCGACTACCTTGCAAAGCACACCAAGGCCAATAATCTGCAACCAGTTGCCTGA
- a CDS encoding thiol reductase thioredoxin, which translates to MAVQVVTDQELDKELHDNSKVIIKYFADWCGSCKLFSPKYRRLSEDERFQDITFLDVNAETNPEARRIAGVDNLPFFATFKDGQLVEGGATAKEESVVAMLERLQQ; encoded by the coding sequence ATGGCAGTGCAAGTGGTTACGGATCAGGAACTCGACAAGGAATTGCACGACAACAGCAAGGTCATCATCAAATACTTCGCGGACTGGTGCGGGTCCTGCAAACTTTTCTCGCCGAAGTATCGCCGTCTGAGCGAGGACGAGCGTTTCCAGGACATCACCTTCCTCGACGTCAACGCCGAAACGAACCCTGAGGCACGTCGGATCGCCGGTGTGGATAATCTTCCGTTCTTCGCGACGTTCAAGGACGGGCAGCTTGTCGAAGGTGGGGCTACGGCCAAGGAAGAAAGTGTCGTCGCAATGCTGGAAAGGCTCCAGCAATGA
- a CDS encoding tRNA 2-thiouridine(34) synthase MnmA yields the protein MNRDRNRVIVGMSGGVDSSVAAGLLVERGMDVIGITIKTYRYEDVGGNVGNDSSCCSLDGINDARRVCLRLDIPHYTVDFSEVFRRNVIDYFIDDYMAGNTPNPCVRCNRTIKWGEMLRKADALGAEYIATGHYAIIMHDESTGRRWIRRSPDPKKDQSYMLWSVRQEHLARTIFPLAGFTKPESRAHGERLALGIESKPESYEICFIPDNDYRRFLRDNVKDMQETVGQGDIVLDGKVIGKHEGYPFYTIGQRKGLGVAHSEPLYVLNVLPDTNVVEVGLEDELDHIALTAGDVNLLKYSDLRDPRELVVKIRYKDEGAPAVCHTDDEGVLHVRFSEPRKAITPGQSVVLYEGDDVVGGGIIRDRMR from the coding sequence ATGAACAGAGACAGAAACAGGGTCATCGTCGGAATGTCCGGAGGCGTCGACAGTTCGGTCGCGGCAGGACTGCTCGTCGAACGGGGAATGGACGTCATCGGGATCACCATCAAGACGTACCGGTACGAAGATGTCGGCGGCAACGTGGGCAACGACTCATCCTGCTGCTCGCTGGACGGCATCAACGATGCACGGCGTGTCTGTCTCAGACTCGACATCCCTCACTACACCGTCGACTTCAGCGAGGTCTTCCGCAGGAACGTCATCGACTACTTCATCGACGACTACATGGCGGGTAATACGCCCAATCCCTGCGTCCGCTGCAACCGCACCATCAAATGGGGCGAAATGCTCCGCAAGGCCGACGCCCTGGGTGCCGAATACATCGCCACGGGGCACTATGCCATCATCATGCACGACGAATCGACGGGCAGACGATGGATCCGCAGGAGTCCCGATCCGAAGAAGGATCAGTCCTATATGCTATGGAGCGTACGCCAGGAACATCTGGCGCGTACGATCTTCCCCCTCGCAGGCTTCACGAAGCCCGAATCGCGGGCCCACGGCGAGCGACTCGCACTCGGCATCGAAAGCAAGCCAGAATCCTACGAGATCTGCTTCATTCCTGACAACGACTACCGACGCTTCCTGCGCGACAACGTCAAGGACATGCAGGAAACGGTAGGACAGGGCGACATCGTCCTAGACGGAAAGGTCATCGGCAAGCATGAGGGGTATCCATTCTATACCATCGGCCAGAGGAAGGGACTGGGCGTCGCCCATTCCGAACCTCTCTACGTGCTGAACGTCCTGCCCGACACCAACGTCGTCGAAGTCGGCCTCGAAGACGAGCTCGATCACATCGCCCTTACGGCCGGCGACGTCAACCTTCTGAAGTATTCCGATCTGCGCGACCCACGCGAGCTGGTGGTGAAGATCCGCTACAAGGACGAAGGAGCCCCCGCCGTCTGTCATACGGACGACGAGGGCGTGCTTCATGTTCGTTTTTCGGAACCGCGCAAGGCCATCACCCCCGGTCAAAGCGTCGTGCTGTATGAAGGCGACGACGTCGTGGGCGGTGGAATCATCCGCGACCGGATGCGGTGA
- a CDS encoding glycine C-acetyltransferase — MYGEFQQHLQSELSSIKESGLFKNERIITSPQGPEIMVEGRSTPVLNFCANNYLGLSSHPAVIQAAKDALDTHGFGMSSVRFICGTQDIHKILEEKIAAFCQTDDTILYAACFDANGGVFEPLLSELDAIVSDSLNHASIIDGVRLCKAKRYRYESCDMADLEAQLRQAKADGARTILIATDAVFSMDGTIAPLDKICDLADAFDALVMVDECHSMGFMGAHGRGVVEHCGVTGRVDIITGTLGKALGGGIGGFTTGRQEIIDMLRQRSRPYLFSNSLPPAIVGAGIAVMDLLSATTELRDTLERNTKYFREGMSALGYDIVPGTHPITPIMLYDAPLAQQLAEKLLDEGIYVIGFFYPVVPKGKARIRVQVSAAHTREHLDRAIAAFGKAGRELGVLK, encoded by the coding sequence ATGTACGGCGAATTCCAACAACACCTGCAATCGGAACTGTCCTCCATCAAGGAGAGCGGTCTGTTCAAGAACGAACGCATCATCACGTCGCCCCAGGGTCCGGAGATCATGGTCGAGGGCCGGTCGACGCCCGTACTGAATTTCTGCGCCAACAACTATCTGGGCCTCTCCTCCCATCCGGCCGTCATCCAGGCAGCCAAGGACGCACTGGACACGCACGGCTTCGGCATGTCGAGCGTCCGCTTCATCTGCGGCACGCAGGACATCCACAAGATCCTGGAGGAAAAGATCGCCGCCTTCTGCCAGACCGACGACACGATCCTCTATGCCGCGTGCTTCGATGCCAACGGCGGTGTGTTCGAGCCCCTGCTGTCGGAACTCGATGCCATCGTGTCCGACTCCCTGAACCATGCCTCCATCATCGACGGCGTACGGCTGTGCAAGGCGAAGCGCTATCGCTACGAATCCTGCGACATGGCCGACCTGGAAGCGCAACTGCGCCAGGCGAAGGCCGACGGTGCGCGGACGATCCTCATCGCGACCGATGCCGTCTTCTCCATGGATGGAACGATCGCCCCTCTCGACAAGATCTGCGACCTGGCCGATGCTTTCGACGCCCTCGTCATGGTGGACGAATGTCATTCCATGGGCTTCATGGGTGCGCATGGCCGTGGCGTCGTGGAACACTGCGGTGTGACGGGACGCGTCGACATCATCACCGGAACGCTCGGCAAGGCACTGGGCGGCGGTATCGGCGGGTTCACGACCGGTCGCCAGGAAATCATCGACATGCTGCGTCAACGGTCGCGCCCGTATCTCTTCAGCAATTCCCTTCCCCCGGCCATCGTCGGAGCGGGCATCGCCGTGATGGATCTTCTCAGCGCGACGACCGAACTGCGGGACACGCTGGAACGCAATACGAAGTACTTCCGTGAAGGCATGTCCGCACTGGGCTACGACATCGTCCCCGGTACGCACCCCATCACGCCCATCATGCTCTACGACGCCCCGCTCGCACAGCAACTCGCCGAGAAGCTTCTCGACGAAGGCATCTACGTCATCGGCTTCTTCTATCCGGTCGTCCCGAAGGGCAAGGCCCGTATCCGCGTCCAGGTCTCGGCCGCACATACACGTGAACACCTCGACCGCGCCATCGCCGCCTTCGGCAAGGCCGGCCGTGAACTCGGAGTCCTGAAATGA
- a CDS encoding 3-hydroxybutyryl-CoA dehydrogenase produces MIIGICGAGTMGRGIAISSLQAGHHVVLFDIAEAACAKAATYVLDQLAKAVEKGKMTSDRLSAATAAFGTATDLSALSACDLVIEAIAENLDIKHALFRTLESLCRPDAILASNTSSISITSLARCLERPERFVGLHFFNPAHIMKLVEVIKGTLTSDETVRMAVDVAKGMGKTTVIANDVPGFIVNRVARNFYNEAQRVAMERCASPEQIDRLLKGLGFRMGPFELMDLIGVDVNLDVTKSMYAQYFNEPRFNPSLLQQQTVDAGLHGRKTGRGFYDYGE; encoded by the coding sequence ATGATCATCGGTATCTGCGGCGCCGGCACGATGGGACGTGGCATCGCCATTTCCTCACTCCAGGCCGGACACCACGTCGTCCTGTTCGACATCGCCGAAGCCGCCTGTGCCAAGGCCGCGACGTACGTCCTGGACCAGCTCGCCAAAGCCGTCGAGAAGGGCAAGATGACGAGCGATCGACTGTCGGCTGCAACGGCGGCATTCGGCACCGCAACGGATCTGTCGGCACTGTCGGCATGCGATCTCGTCATCGAAGCCATCGCCGAGAATCTCGACATCAAGCACGCGTTGTTCAGGACGCTCGAATCGCTGTGCCGTCCGGATGCCATCCTCGCGAGCAATACGTCGTCGATCTCCATCACGTCGCTCGCCCGTTGCCTCGAACGTCCCGAGCGTTTCGTCGGCCTGCACTTCTTCAATCCGGCTCACATCATGAAGCTGGTGGAAGTGATCAAGGGTACGCTGACGAGCGACGAAACGGTACGCATGGCCGTCGATGTGGCCAAGGGTATGGGCAAGACGACGGTCATCGCCAACGACGTCCCTGGCTTCATCGTCAACAGGGTCGCACGCAACTTCTACAACGAGGCCCAGCGTGTCGCCATGGAACGGTGTGCGTCCCCGGAGCAGATCGACAGACTGCTGAAGGGACTGGGGTTCAGGATGGGACCGTTCGAGCTCATGGACCTCATCGGCGTCGACGTCAATCTCGACGTCACGAAGTCGATGTATGCCCAGTACTTCAACGAACCGCGCTTCAATCCTTCCCTTCTCCAGCAGCAGACGGTGGATGCAGGACTGCATGGACGCAAGACGGGGCGCGGCTTTTACGACTACGGAGAATAG
- a CDS encoding phosphoribosylformylglycinamidine synthase II — translation MNLYSEIDVTVETAKELGLTPDEFTRICETLGRTPTYTELGVYSVMWSEHCSYKNSILQLKTLPRKGARMLVEAGEENAGVIDIGAGYGVAFKIESHNHPSAVEPFQGAATGVGGILRDIFTMGARPIAALNSLRFGEPDTERTRYLVKGVVHGIGHYGNCFGVPTVAGEVYFDRCYTDNPLVNAMAVGVVRSGHMASAMASGVGNPVFIMGSSTGRDGIHGASLLASREFDEQTENMRPTVQVGDPFAEKLLLEASLELIDAGVVVGMQDMGAAGISCSTSEMSAKGNVGMRIDLDKVPLREQGMSAYEIMLSESQERMLVVVKKGMEDKAIAVCEKWDVPFVKIGEITDDERITVSRSGRTVAHLPAQSLVLGGDAPVYVREQREPEYLQLTRKPVDRGGLMREQECTDALKKLLASPTIASKRWVYEQYDSQVGANTVLRAGGDAAVLRIREIPGKAVAVTTDCNSRYTYLNPHRGGMIAVAEAARNCVCVGAEPVAITNCLNFGNPYDPEVYWQFAEAIRGMGDACRALNTPVTGGNVSFHNQSQQHAVYPTPTIGMLGLIDDVDTVVGSSFVAEGQAVCLVGWQREELGGSEYIKTMKGRVIGDAPYIDMKEEAALQGVILSAIRSGIVTAAHDCAEGGLMVALAEMTFGSEIGIEASIPFDHYASHLFGEAQSRVLVSVADGKVTDLEARCAAAGVPCTVLGTTGGTTFRITDLVDVPVSDLFVVYDTTLSTIMAGDAA, via the coding sequence ATGAACCTGTATTCGGAAATCGACGTCACCGTCGAAACGGCGAAGGAGCTTGGTCTCACGCCCGATGAATTCACTCGCATCTGCGAAACGCTCGGACGCACTCCCACCTATACGGAGCTGGGCGTCTACAGCGTGATGTGGAGCGAACACTGTTCCTACAAGAATTCGATCCTGCAGCTCAAGACCCTTCCCCGGAAGGGAGCCCGTATGCTCGTCGAGGCAGGCGAGGAGAATGCCGGCGTGATCGACATCGGCGCGGGCTACGGCGTGGCCTTCAAGATCGAAAGCCATAACCATCCGTCGGCCGTGGAACCCTTCCAGGGCGCGGCTACCGGCGTGGGAGGCATCCTTCGCGACATCTTCACGATGGGAGCACGTCCCATCGCCGCCCTGAACTCCCTGCGATTCGGCGAACCCGATACGGAGCGTACGCGCTATCTCGTCAAGGGCGTCGTTCACGGTATCGGACATTACGGCAACTGCTTCGGCGTACCGACCGTGGCGGGCGAGGTGTACTTCGACCGCTGCTATACGGACAATCCTCTCGTCAATGCCATGGCGGTCGGCGTCGTACGTTCTGGCCATATGGCATCGGCAATGGCATCCGGCGTCGGCAATCCCGTCTTCATCATGGGAAGCAGCACGGGGCGCGACGGTATCCACGGCGCTTCGCTCCTTGCATCGCGCGAGTTCGACGAGCAGACGGAGAACATGCGTCCGACGGTCCAGGTGGGCGATCCGTTCGCCGAGAAGCTTCTGCTCGAAGCATCGCTCGAACTGATCGATGCCGGCGTCGTCGTCGGTATGCAGGACATGGGTGCGGCGGGTATCTCCTGTTCGACGTCCGAAATGAGTGCCAAGGGCAACGTCGGTATGCGCATCGACCTCGACAAGGTGCCGCTGCGCGAACAGGGAATGTCGGCCTACGAGATCATGCTCTCGGAATCGCAGGAGCGCATGCTCGTCGTGGTCAAGAAGGGTATGGAGGACAAGGCCATCGCCGTATGCGAGAAGTGGGACGTTCCGTTCGTGAAGATCGGTGAGATCACCGACGACGAACGCATCACGGTATCGAGGAGCGGTCGGACGGTCGCCCATCTGCCGGCGCAGTCGCTGGTTCTTGGTGGTGACGCCCCCGTCTACGTACGGGAACAGCGCGAGCCCGAATACCTGCAACTGACGCGGAAGCCCGTCGATCGCGGTGGTCTGATGCGTGAGCAGGAATGCACGGACGCCCTGAAGAAGCTGCTCGCGTCTCCCACGATCGCCAGCAAGCGATGGGTCTACGAACAGTACGATTCGCAGGTAGGAGCCAATACGGTCCTGCGCGCTGGCGGCGATGCCGCCGTCCTGCGCATCAGGGAAATTCCCGGCAAGGCAGTGGCCGTCACGACGGACTGCAACAGCCGCTACACGTATCTCAATCCGCACCGCGGCGGCATGATCGCCGTCGCGGAAGCCGCGCGCAACTGCGTCTGCGTCGGTGCCGAGCCCGTAGCCATCACGAACTGTCTGAACTTCGGCAATCCGTACGATCCGGAAGTATACTGGCAGTTCGCCGAAGCGATCCGCGGTATGGGAGATGCCTGCAGGGCACTGAACACGCCGGTGACGGGTGGCAACGTGAGCTTCCACAACCAGTCGCAGCAGCATGCCGTTTATCCCACGCCTACCATCGGAATGCTCGGACTCATCGATGACGTCGATACCGTCGTCGGTTCGTCCTTCGTCGCCGAAGGTCAGGCCGTCTGCCTCGTGGGCTGGCAGCGCGAGGAACTCGGCGGATCGGAATATATCAAGACCATGAAGGGACGCGTCATCGGTGACGCACCCTATATCGACATGAAGGAAGAAGCGGCGCTGCAGGGCGTGATCCTCTCGGCCATCCGGTCGGGTATCGTCACGGCTGCCCATGACTGTGCCGAAGGCGGACTGATGGTAGCGTTGGCCGAGATGACGTTCGGCTCGGAAATCGGCATCGAGGCGTCGATTCCGTTCGACCACTACGCATCGCACCTGTTCGGCGAGGCGCAGAGCCGTGTACTGGTGTCCGTCGCCGATGGCAAGGTCACCGACCTCGAAGCACGTTGTGCCGCGGCAGGTGTGCCGTGTACGGTCTTGGGAACGACGGGAGGCACGACGTTCAGGATCACCGATCTCGTCGACGTACCCGTGTCGGACCTCTTCGTCGTCTACGACACGACGCTCTCGACCATCATGGCCGGTGACGCAGCATGA